The following are encoded in a window of Epilithonimonas zeae genomic DNA:
- the rpoN gene encoding RNA polymerase factor sigma-54, which produces MLKQNLQMRLGQKLAPQQIQLMKLIQLHTLEFEEELERELEENPALEKVNEEESKEDDYTAAEEESYENEGTESIDTDFDVNEYLYDDEPNYKTASSNYSADDEEFDNQSLLTEGQSLYDYLLEQIRLSNVDDEDLKIAEYVIGNLDTDGYLRRDVKSIVDDLAFSQGIYTTQEKVTDILENYVQKLDPPGVGARDLRECLLLQIEKKVSSDSAVILAGNILRNQFDALANKHYNKILQKYDIEEEDLKEALDEISRLSPKVGGNFDTQTITINQEIIPDFVIQVKDNQVIPTLNNKNAPSLRVSDEYKEILTTYSHDKKSAEHKQAALFIKQKLDAAKWYIDAINQRQNTLLQTITAIVKLQKEYFLTGDEKNIKPMILKDVADITGFDISTISRVVKSKYADTPNGIVYLKNLFSDSLTNDEGEEVSTKEIKMHLQEAIDKENKRKPYTDDALVGILKEKGYNIARRTIAKYREQLNIPVARLRKEL; this is translated from the coding sequence ATGCTAAAGCAAAATCTACAAATGCGACTTGGGCAAAAATTGGCCCCTCAACAGATCCAGTTGATGAAGTTGATCCAGCTTCATACGTTAGAATTTGAAGAAGAACTGGAAAGAGAATTGGAAGAAAATCCTGCTTTGGAAAAAGTTAACGAAGAGGAAAGCAAAGAAGACGACTACACAGCCGCTGAAGAAGAATCTTACGAAAACGAAGGTACAGAAAGCATCGATACGGATTTTGACGTCAACGAATATCTATACGACGATGAACCAAATTACAAAACCGCAAGCAGTAATTACTCTGCCGACGATGAAGAATTTGACAATCAATCGTTATTAACAGAGGGACAGTCACTTTACGACTATTTGTTGGAACAGATCAGACTTTCCAACGTAGACGACGAAGATCTAAAAATAGCAGAATATGTCATTGGAAACCTTGACACAGATGGCTATCTCAGAAGAGACGTAAAATCCATAGTAGATGACCTGGCTTTTTCTCAGGGAATTTATACCACTCAGGAAAAAGTAACCGACATTTTGGAAAACTATGTTCAAAAACTCGACCCGCCAGGTGTTGGAGCAAGAGATTTAAGAGAATGTCTTCTTTTACAGATTGAGAAAAAAGTAAGCTCTGATTCTGCAGTGATTTTGGCGGGAAACATTTTGAGAAATCAATTTGATGCTTTGGCAAATAAGCATTACAACAAGATTCTTCAGAAATATGACATTGAAGAAGAAGATTTGAAAGAAGCTTTGGACGAAATTTCCAGATTATCTCCGAAAGTTGGTGGAAACTTTGATACGCAGACTATTACAATTAATCAAGAAATTATTCCTGATTTTGTAATTCAGGTTAAGGATAACCAAGTCATTCCAACATTAAACAACAAAAATGCACCATCTCTTCGTGTTTCTGACGAGTATAAAGAGATACTCACAACTTATTCTCACGACAAAAAATCTGCAGAACACAAGCAGGCCGCACTATTCATCAAACAGAAATTAGATGCCGCAAAATGGTACATTGATGCGATCAATCAAAGACAAAACACTTTATTGCAAACCATTACAGCGATTGTGAAGCTTCAAAAAGAGTATTTTCTGACTGGTGATGAGAAGAATATCAAACCGATGATTCTTAAAGATGTTGCGGATATTACAGGATTCGATATTTCTACAATTTCCAGAGTTGTAAAAAGTAAATACGCTGACACACCAAACGGAATTGTGTATTTAAAAAATCTTTTCTCCGACTCATTAACGAATGATGAAGGAGAGGAGGTTTCGACCAAGGAAATCAAAATGCACCTCCAAGAAGCAATTGATAAAGAAAACAAAAGAAAACCCTACACAGACGACGCTCTCGTGGGAATACTGAAAGAAAAAGGTTACAATATCGCAAGAAGAACGATTGCAAAATACCGTGAACAATTGAACATCCCAGTCGCAAGATTGAGAAAAGAATTATAA
- a CDS encoding M13 family metallopeptidase, protein MKKISVYILTVAATFYLESCSTSQKTSVEGPKKEVEAPKEIKEEGLNISYMDKSVRPQDDFYNYVNGGWMKTAVIPSDKPSWGSFNALREDVDVASLDILNKILSEKFSSNSEGEKIQALYGTFIDWNKRNAEGINPIKSQLTKIDAIKNVKDLQKYLIEATPSGDNPFYGWRVGADMKNSVMNAVYLGGPSLGLGKDYYQKVNDANTKTLAEYKGYVAKLETVLGNKTPDATAQQIVDFEKKLAQDLLTLEQGRDANLRYNPKTVEELKPLVKNINLPDYLKTVGVNTDKVIIGELKYYQNMDSWMTDKNIGLIKEYMKYDLLNNNAGNLNKDLDNIRFDFYSKYLQGQQEQRSMEKRGLGVINSVLGEAFGKLYVEKYFPAEAKQKMETYVDYIKKSFKLHIENLEWMSPVTREKALEKLSKFKVKIAYPNKWKDYSKLNLQLASNNGTYYNNLQKISEWSYAKNLDKIGKPVDKTEWGMSPQTVNAYYSSSNNEIVFPAAILQPPFFNFNADPAVNFGGIGGVIGHEISHGFDDSGSRFDGDGNLNNWWTESDRKNFDEKVGQLAAQYDKYEPVSGSFVNGKFTSGENIGDLGGINVAYTALQMYLKDHGNPGEISGFTQDQRFFMSWATVWRTKSTDKYMTNQVKTDPHSPGYYRSFGPLVNMDAFQKAFDIKPGDKLYVAPENRIKIW, encoded by the coding sequence ATGAAAAAAATCAGTGTTTACATCTTGACTGTTGCAGCAACATTTTATTTGGAATCTTGCTCTACATCACAGAAAACCTCAGTAGAAGGACCGAAAAAAGAAGTAGAAGCGCCAAAGGAAATTAAAGAAGAAGGACTTAATATTTCTTATATGGACAAATCTGTAAGACCTCAGGATGATTTCTATAATTATGTTAATGGCGGCTGGATGAAAACTGCGGTGATTCCATCGGATAAGCCAAGCTGGGGTTCATTCAATGCTTTGAGAGAAGATGTGGATGTTGCTTCATTAGACATTTTGAATAAAATTCTTTCGGAAAAATTTAGCTCTAATTCTGAAGGCGAAAAGATTCAGGCACTTTATGGAACTTTCATCGATTGGAATAAGAGAAATGCAGAAGGAATCAATCCTATAAAATCTCAATTGACAAAAATCGATGCAATTAAAAATGTAAAAGATTTACAGAAATATCTGATAGAAGCAACGCCTTCCGGCGATAATCCTTTTTACGGATGGCGAGTTGGTGCGGACATGAAAAACTCTGTAATGAATGCTGTTTATCTTGGCGGTCCCAGTTTAGGTTTAGGTAAAGATTACTACCAAAAAGTGAACGACGCCAATACCAAAACACTAGCCGAATATAAAGGTTACGTTGCCAAACTAGAAACAGTTCTTGGAAATAAAACTCCTGACGCAACTGCTCAGCAAATTGTAGATTTCGAGAAAAAACTGGCTCAAGACCTTCTGACTCTGGAACAAGGCCGTGATGCTAATTTGCGTTACAATCCTAAAACTGTCGAGGAATTAAAACCATTAGTAAAAAACATTAACCTTCCTGACTATCTGAAAACGGTTGGTGTCAACACAGACAAAGTCATCATCGGAGAATTAAAATATTATCAAAATATGGATTCCTGGATGACGGATAAAAATATTGGTCTCATCAAAGAATATATGAAGTATGACCTGTTGAACAACAATGCAGGAAATCTTAATAAGGATTTGGATAACATCCGTTTTGATTTTTATTCCAAATATTTGCAAGGTCAACAAGAGCAGCGTTCTATGGAAAAACGCGGGCTTGGCGTGATCAATAGTGTTTTGGGAGAAGCATTTGGAAAGCTTTATGTTGAGAAATATTTTCCGGCAGAGGCGAAACAAAAAATGGAAACTTATGTAGATTATATCAAAAAATCCTTCAAATTACACATAGAAAATCTGGAATGGATGTCTCCTGTGACCAGAGAAAAAGCTTTGGAAAAGTTATCAAAATTCAAAGTGAAAATTGCATATCCTAACAAATGGAAAGATTATTCTAAACTGAATTTGCAATTAGCATCCAACAACGGAACTTACTACAATAATCTTCAGAAAATCTCTGAATGGAGCTATGCTAAAAATCTTGATAAAATAGGAAAACCCGTCGATAAAACAGAATGGGGAATGTCGCCGCAAACGGTGAATGCTTATTATAGTTCTTCTAATAATGAGATTGTTTTCCCAGCTGCCATTTTACAACCTCCGTTTTTCAATTTCAATGCAGACCCTGCAGTTAACTTTGGCGGAATTGGCGGTGTTATCGGTCACGAGATTTCTCACGGATTTGATGACAGCGGTTCGAGATTTGACGGCGATGGAAACTTAAATAACTGGTGGACGGAAAGTGACAGAAAAAACTTTGACGAAAAAGTGGGACAACTTGCAGCTCAATATGATAAATATGAGCCTGTGTCAGGAAGTTTTGTGAATGGAAAATTCACAAGTGGTGAAAATATTGGAGATTTAGGTGGAATTAATGTTGCTTATACCGCATTGCAAATGTATCTGAAAGACCACGGAAACCCAGGAGAAATCAGTGGTTTTACACAGGATCAAAGATTCTTTATGAGCTGGGCAACGGTTTGGAGAACCAAATCTACCGACAAGTATATGACCAATCAGGTAAAAACAGATCCACACTCGCCAGGTTATTACAGAAGTTTTGGGCCATTGGTGAATATGGATGCATTCCAAAAAGCATTCGATATAAAACCTGGGGACAAATTATATGTTGCTCCGGAAAACAGAATAAAAATCTGGTAA
- a CDS encoding CDP-alcohol phosphatidyltransferase family protein, which yields MKAIPYLLILLRFLSAIAILYLGYFVGETSRTLILILMYFGLLTDIFDGIIARKVGVSSEKLRRLDSQTDLIFWLAIGFATYWLNSEIIKDHWKSISLIFGMEALCYIISFWKFRKETCTHAWLSKLWGLSLLIAFTFLIGFSTANWAFYLCLILGLISHIDVILIILILPKWQFDVPSSYHAWKIRNGKALKKSVLLN from the coding sequence ATGAAAGCAATCCCCTATTTATTAATCTTATTAAGATTCCTTTCAGCAATCGCCATTCTATATTTAGGATATTTTGTTGGCGAAACATCAAGAACTCTGATTTTAATTCTAATGTATTTTGGATTACTAACTGATATTTTTGACGGAATCATTGCACGCAAAGTTGGAGTTTCATCCGAAAAATTGAGAAGATTGGACAGTCAAACCGATTTGATTTTCTGGCTGGCAATCGGATTTGCAACGTATTGGCTGAATTCAGAAATCATAAAAGACCATTGGAAAAGTATTTCTCTGATTTTTGGAATGGAAGCTCTGTGTTACATTATCAGTTTTTGGAAATTCAGGAAAGAAACTTGTACACACGCTTGGCTTTCCAAACTTTGGGGATTAAGTCTGTTAATTGCTTTTACTTTTTTGATAGGTTTCAGTACAGCCAACTGGGCATTTTATCTATGTTTGATTCTTGGCTTAATTTCTCATATCGATGTTATTTTAATCATTTTGATTTTACCGAAATGGCAATTCGATGTTCCAAGTTCTTATCACGCTTGGAAAATTCGAAATGGAAAAGCGTTGAAAAAATCGGTTTTATTGAATTGA
- the asnS gene encoding asparagine--tRNA ligase produces MKRQTIKDLLADYKKVLHHDITVQGWVRTFRANRFIALNDGSTINNLQIVVDFENFDEQIINKISTASSLKIVGEVVESQGAGQAVEIVAKKITILGDNFTEDRDKTILQPKKHSLETLREQAHLRFRTNLFGAVFRVRHAVSFAVHQFFNQNQFFYINTPIVTGADAEGAGEMFGVTNFDLNNIPKNEDGEIDFSADFFGKKTNLTVSGQLEGETAAMGLGRIYTFGPTFRAENSNTTRHLAEFWMIEPEVAFNNLEDNIDLAEDFLKYVIKYVLDNCKDDLDFLNNRFAEEQKSKPEKERAKEGLIEKLENVIAKRFKRVSYTEAIEILLNSKENKKGKFQYPIEEWGADLQSEHERFLVEKHFESPVVLFDYPKEIKAFYMKLNDDNKTVAAMDVLFPGIGEIIGGSEREARLDVLKTKMAEMHVDEHELWWYLDTRKFGSVPHAGFGLGLERLVLFVTGMTNIRDVIPFPRTPKNAEF; encoded by the coding sequence ATGAAAAGACAAACGATTAAAGACCTATTGGCAGATTACAAAAAAGTATTACATCACGACATTACCGTACAAGGTTGGGTAAGAACGTTCCGTGCAAACCGCTTTATTGCGCTAAATGATGGTTCTACGATTAATAATTTGCAAATCGTTGTTGATTTTGAGAATTTTGACGAACAAATAATAAACAAAATAAGCACGGCTTCTTCACTGAAAATCGTTGGAGAAGTTGTAGAAAGTCAAGGTGCTGGACAAGCGGTGGAGATTGTGGCTAAAAAAATCACTATTTTAGGAGATAACTTCACAGAAGACAGAGACAAAACGATTCTTCAGCCAAAAAAACACTCATTGGAAACTTTGAGAGAGCAGGCGCATTTGAGATTCAGAACCAATTTGTTTGGTGCCGTTTTCAGAGTGCGTCACGCTGTGAGTTTTGCGGTTCATCAATTCTTCAATCAAAATCAGTTTTTCTACATCAACACTCCTATTGTAACCGGAGCTGATGCAGAAGGCGCTGGCGAAATGTTCGGCGTTACCAACTTTGACCTTAATAATATCCCGAAAAACGAAGACGGAGAAATCGATTTTTCTGCAGATTTTTTTGGCAAGAAAACTAACTTAACAGTTTCGGGACAATTGGAAGGCGAAACAGCAGCAATGGGATTGGGAAGAATTTATACTTTCGGACCAACTTTCCGTGCAGAAAACTCCAATACAACGCGTCACTTAGCTGAGTTCTGGATGATTGAGCCGGAAGTTGCTTTCAATAATTTGGAAGACAACATCGATTTGGCAGAAGACTTCTTGAAATATGTGATTAAATATGTTTTAGATAACTGCAAAGATGATTTGGATTTCTTAAACAATCGTTTCGCAGAAGAGCAAAAATCAAAACCAGAAAAAGAAAGAGCAAAAGAAGGTCTTATCGAGAAGCTGGAAAATGTGATTGCAAAAAGATTCAAGAGAGTTTCTTATACAGAAGCAATTGAAATCTTGTTAAATTCTAAAGAAAATAAAAAAGGAAAATTCCAATATCCAATCGAAGAATGGGGTGCAGATTTGCAGTCTGAACACGAGAGATTCTTGGTTGAAAAACATTTTGAAAGCCCAGTTGTTTTGTTTGATTATCCGAAAGAAATCAAAGCTTTCTATATGAAACTGAACGATGACAACAAAACTGTTGCTGCAATGGACGTTCTTTTCCCTGGAATCGGAGAAATAATCGGCGGTTCTGAAAGAGAAGCAAGATTGGATGTTCTGAAAACAAAAATGGCAGAAATGCACGTTGACGAGCACGAACTTTGGTGGTATCTTGACACAAGAAAATTCGGTTCTGTGCCGCACGCTGGATTTGGATTAGGATTGGAAAGATTAGTTCTTTTTGTAACAGGAATGACAAACATCAGAGATGTGATTCCTTTCCCAAGGACTCCGAAAAATGCAGAATTTTAA
- a CDS encoding transcriptional regulator has translation MYQELLLKEIRNKIGDKSLNDELANVLNISYDASHRRTSMKSKFSLDESLQLAKFYNVSLDRFLENSDNLLVKKTKAVSKTEDLHSFFDNTLDILSSITFSEDSVIYYSAKDIPFFYTVSDTLLSRFKIYVWMNLLNSKQVFIPFQDFQPQQFNSKTKILREIYEEQNVIELWNDMTISSILLQISFYFEIGLLKKEDAVKILSELDDLIHYIENKTETNSRFQIYQNELVHLSNDIFINNGQQSTLAIPCNMFGYLLMNDSKTCKETLNYFQHQIKNCKSLNTAGNRDRKLFFNKMYQQIENLKQKL, from the coding sequence GTGTATCAGGAACTTTTATTGAAAGAAATCAGAAACAAAATCGGGGACAAATCTCTGAATGACGAGTTAGCGAATGTCCTCAACATAAGCTACGACGCATCGCATCGAAGAACATCGATGAAGTCTAAATTTTCTCTGGACGAAAGCCTGCAATTAGCTAAGTTCTACAATGTTTCTTTGGATAGATTCCTTGAAAATAGCGATAATCTTTTGGTGAAAAAGACAAAAGCAGTTAGTAAAACTGAGGATTTGCATTCGTTTTTTGATAACACTTTGGATATTTTAAGTTCAATCACTTTTTCAGAAGATTCTGTGATTTATTATTCGGCGAAGGATATTCCGTTTTTTTATACGGTTTCGGATACGCTTTTGTCGAGATTCAAAATTTATGTTTGGATGAATCTTCTGAATTCTAAACAGGTTTTCATTCCGTTTCAGGATTTTCAGCCACAACAATTTAATTCAAAAACAAAAATTCTGAGAGAGATTTACGAAGAACAAAATGTAATAGAATTATGGAATGATATGACAATTTCCAGCATTCTTTTGCAGATTTCGTTCTATTTTGAAATTGGACTTCTCAAAAAAGAAGATGCTGTAAAAATTCTTTCAGAACTGGATGATTTGATTCATTATATCGAAAATAAAACCGAAACAAATTCTCGTTTTCAAATTTATCAAAACGAATTGGTTCATCTTTCCAATGATATTTTTATTAATAACGGGCAACAATCGACGTTGGCGATTCCTTGCAATATGTTTGGTTATCTGCTAATGAATGATTCAAAAACCTGTAAAGAAACGTTGAACTATTTTCAACATCAAATTAAGAACTGTAAATCTCTGAACACAGCTGGAAACAGAGATAGAAAACTGTTTTTCAACAAAATGTACCAACAAATCGAAAATCTAAAACAAAAATTGTAA
- a CDS encoding fumarate reductase/succinate dehydrogenase flavoprotein subunit, whose translation MMSLDSKIPHGPLKDKWKNHKDHMNLVAPNNRDKIDIIIVGTGLAGGSAAATLAEQGYNVKAFCYQDSPRRAHSIAAQGGINAAKNYQGDGDSTYRLFYDTIKGGDYRAREANVYRLAEVSANIIDQCVAQGVPFGREYGGQLDNRSFGGVQVKRTFYAKGQTGQQLLLGAYSAMSRQIGKGRIQMFNRHEMLDLVIVDGKARGIIARNLVTGEIEKHSAHAVVIASGGYGNVYFLSTNAMGSNVSAAWKIHKKGAYFANPCYVQIHPTCIPVHGTQQSKLTLMSESLRNSGRIWVPKKIEDSVAIREGKLRPENIKEEDRDYYLERRYPAFGNLVPRDVASRAGKERCDAGYGIENNDTKEGVYLDFSTEIMKKGKEAAIEKHIHNPTEQQIYDLGKKWIEEKYGNLFVMYEKITADDPYKTPMKIYPAVHYTMGGVWVDYNLQSTIPGCFVIGEANFSDHGANRLGASALMQGLADGYFVLPYTIADYLSADIRTGKIPTDTPEFNNAEKEIKDKINFFLTNKGTHTVDHFHKQLGHIMWNKVGMGRTPEGLREAIKEIEEVRNNFWKDVRVPGEADNLNPELEKAFRVADFLELGQLMAIDALNRNESCGGHFREDHSTPEGEAERDDVNYKYVAAWEYKGMDINQSVVHKEDLVYENIEVKARSYK comes from the coding sequence ATTATGAGTTTAGATTCAAAAATTCCTCACGGTCCACTTAAGGACAAATGGAAAAATCATAAAGATCATATGAACTTGGTTGCTCCAAACAACCGAGACAAAATAGATATTATCATTGTTGGGACAGGATTAGCTGGTGGTTCTGCTGCTGCTACTCTTGCTGAACAAGGTTACAACGTAAAAGCTTTCTGCTATCAGGATTCTCCAAGAAGAGCGCACTCTATTGCAGCTCAAGGTGGTATTAATGCTGCGAAGAATTATCAAGGAGACGGAGATTCAACTTACAGATTGTTCTACGACACTATCAAAGGTGGAGATTACCGTGCAAGAGAAGCTAACGTTTACAGATTAGCAGAAGTTTCTGCCAATATCATTGACCAATGTGTTGCGCAAGGTGTTCCTTTTGGTAGAGAATACGGCGGACAATTGGATAACCGTTCATTTGGTGGCGTTCAGGTAAAAAGAACATTCTACGCAAAAGGACAAACGGGACAACAGTTATTATTAGGAGCTTATTCTGCAATGAGCCGTCAAATCGGTAAAGGTAGAATCCAGATGTTCAACCGTCACGAGATGCTTGACCTAGTCATTGTTGATGGAAAAGCAAGAGGAATTATCGCAAGAAACTTGGTTACTGGAGAAATCGAAAAACATTCTGCTCACGCGGTAGTAATTGCTTCTGGAGGATACGGAAATGTTTATTTCCTTTCTACCAATGCAATGGGATCCAACGTTTCTGCAGCATGGAAAATTCATAAAAAGGGAGCTTATTTTGCAAACCCTTGTTATGTTCAGATTCACCCGACTTGTATTCCGGTTCACGGAACTCAGCAGTCTAAGTTGACTCTAATGTCAGAATCTCTTAGAAACTCAGGAAGAATCTGGGTTCCTAAGAAAATTGAAGATTCTGTCGCAATCCGTGAAGGAAAACTGAGACCAGAAAATATCAAAGAAGAAGACAGAGATTACTATCTTGAAAGAAGATATCCTGCGTTTGGAAACTTGGTTCCTAGAGACGTTGCTTCCAGAGCTGGAAAAGAAAGATGTGACGCAGGTTACGGAATCGAAAATAATGACACGAAAGAAGGTGTTTACCTGGATTTCTCTACAGAAATTATGAAAAAAGGTAAAGAAGCCGCTATTGAAAAACATATTCATAATCCAACGGAACAGCAGATCTATGATCTTGGTAAAAAATGGATTGAGGAGAAATACGGTAACTTATTCGTAATGTATGAGAAGATTACTGCTGATGACCCTTACAAGACGCCAATGAAGATTTATCCAGCGGTTCACTACACAATGGGTGGTGTTTGGGTTGATTATAACTTGCAATCTACAATCCCTGGATGTTTCGTAATTGGAGAAGCCAACTTCTCAGACCACGGAGCCAACAGATTGGGAGCTTCTGCTTTAATGCAAGGTTTAGCAGACGGATATTTCGTTTTACCTTACACGATTGCAGATTATCTTTCTGCAGATATCAGAACCGGAAAAATCCCTACAGATACTCCGGAATTTAACAATGCTGAAAAAGAAATTAAAGATAAAATTAATTTCTTCTTAACTAATAAAGGGACGCATACTGTTGACCATTTCCACAAACAACTTGGACATATTATGTGGAACAAAGTGGGTATGGGAAGAACGCCGGAAGGCTTGAGAGAAGCAATCAAAGAAATCGAAGAAGTTAGAAATAATTTCTGGAAAGACGTGAGAGTTCCTGGCGAGGCTGATAACCTGAATCCTGAATTGGAGAAAGCATTCAGAGTGGCAGATTTCTTAGAGTTAGGACAATTGATGGCTATCGATGCACTGAACAGAAATGAATCTTGTGGAGGTCATTTCCGTGAAGACCATTCTACGCCGGAAGGAGAAGCAGAACGTGATGACGTGAATTACAAATATGTTGCCGCTTGGGAATATAAAGGTATGGACATCAATCAATCTGTGGTTCACAAGGAAGATTTGGTGTACGAAAACATCGAAGTTAAAGCAAGAAGTTACAAATAA
- a CDS encoding succinate dehydrogenase cytochrome b subunit, whose translation MAGITSSIGRKYAMALSAMFLLIFLVMHLSTNMISIFSEDSFNAASHFMGYNPAVQFLMQPILIFAVVFHFVMGFVLEIRNNNARPVKYAMNQGSANSTWMSRNMLISGAVILAFLALHFYDFWIPEISYKYIQGNNPDELRYWEELHHKFHDVWRVALYVIAFVLLGLHLAHGFQSSFQSVGARHPKYTPFIKAFGNWYSVIIPVGFIIIAIYHFVTQ comes from the coding sequence ATGGCAGGGATTACGTCTTCTATAGGCAGAAAATATGCTATGGCACTTTCAGCAATGTTCTTGCTGATTTTTTTGGTGATGCACTTATCCACCAATATGATTTCCATCTTTAGCGAAGACAGTTTCAACGCTGCTTCTCATTTTATGGGATACAATCCTGCGGTTCAGTTTCTGATGCAGCCCATCTTGATTTTTGCAGTTGTTTTCCATTTTGTAATGGGATTCGTTCTGGAAATCAGAAACAACAATGCAAGACCAGTGAAATATGCAATGAACCAAGGTTCTGCAAATTCTACTTGGATGTCCAGAAATATGTTAATTTCAGGTGCTGTGATTTTAGCATTTTTAGCTTTGCACTTTTACGATTTTTGGATTCCGGAAATCAGTTATAAGTATATCCAAGGAAACAATCCTGATGAGTTGAGATATTGGGAAGAGCTGCACCACAAGTTCCACGATGTATGGAGAGTTGCTCTTTATGTTATTGCATTTGTATTGTTAGGTCTACACTTGGCACACGGATTCCAGTCTTCTTTCCAATCTGTTGGAGCAAGACATCCAAAGTACACACCTTTTATCAAAGCTTTCGGAAACTGGTATTCTGTTATCATTCCGGTAGGTTTCATCATCATCGCAATTTATCACTTCGTTACTCAATAA
- a CDS encoding helix-turn-helix domain-containing protein, with the protein MKNLRNGEFFGQTNEKLSFDGLTITDTEYTHPFVDWHYHENPYFTFLLQGNMTEGNKKEIYDCSAGTLLYHHWEDAHYNIKPDIFTRGFHLEITEEWFEKFQLSKENVEGSFNIKNPSFKLLIYQIFKESKLNDNSFEVSINQILLNLFSQLSNQKISADKNPLWVNKIDEILHESFAEKLNLTELSKTLNIHPMHLSRDFQKYFQCNLGEYIRKLKVEKSLILLNKNDSLSDVALECGFADQSHFNRCFKQNIGITPLKYKNLLK; encoded by the coding sequence ATGAAAAACCTTCGTAATGGCGAATTTTTCGGGCAGACCAATGAGAAGCTAAGTTTCGATGGATTGACCATTACGGATACAGAATACACGCATCCTTTTGTCGATTGGCATTATCACGAGAATCCATATTTCACATTTTTGCTTCAGGGAAATATGACGGAAGGGAATAAGAAGGAAATCTACGATTGTTCCGCCGGAACTTTGCTTTACCACCATTGGGAAGATGCACATTACAACATAAAACCGGATATTTTTACACGAGGTTTTCATCTTGAAATCACGGAAGAATGGTTTGAAAAATTCCAGCTTTCAAAGGAAAATGTTGAGGGAAGCTTCAATATCAAGAATCCTTCTTTCAAATTATTGATTTACCAGATTTTCAAAGAATCGAAATTGAATGATAATTCTTTTGAAGTTAGTATTAATCAAATTTTGCTAAATCTTTTCAGTCAATTGTCTAATCAAAAAATTTCTGCTGATAAGAACCCACTTTGGGTCAATAAGATTGATGAAATTCTTCACGAAAGTTTTGCGGAAAAACTGAATTTGACAGAACTTTCAAAAACTCTTAACATTCATCCGATGCATTTGAGTCGGGATTTTCAGAAATATTTTCAATGTAATTTGGGAGAATATATTAGAAAACTGAAAGTTGAAAAATCATTGATTTTATTGAATAAAAATGATTCGCTTTCCGATGTTGCTTTGGAATGTGGATTTGCGGACCAAAGTCATTTCAATCGTTGTTTCAAACAAAACATTGGCATCACGCCTTTGAAATATAAAAATTTACTGAAATAG